The Thalassotalea psychrophila genome window below encodes:
- a CDS encoding class I SAM-dependent methyltransferase yields the protein MAKALPSWSALEKHELFPQVKSDDVSRLNFLTHLNMHLAGNVLPGVKIAYENKVLPEFINEHGREPSDRHEVRVAMDDNSYLQMWSAMRRNTMEMRHQLGRSIVLNDSKNITQKVKGLIGDGRNIKLDDDIAVPYNVSAVDVHCQPGCYYTEYFNDDVTVASSYDIGIFVTTAGLLGGLSDGGGQGLGTWLAKEHPTFKPKRILDIGCTIGHNAVPLAQAFPDAEVIAIDVAKPSLRYAAARAKALGVHNITFMQVDAENMAGFADESFDLVTTAMFWHEACDRSMMSILTGINRVLKTGGLTISLEQPQYTDKPVYEQFIRDWDTLNNNEPYWGRMHERDLVQWHTDCGFDGSKMFETGVVSKVDENIFGKADSNSEDFGRAPVWNAFGIWK from the coding sequence ATGGCTAAAGCATTACCAAGTTGGAGTGCCTTAGAAAAGCACGAGCTTTTTCCTCAGGTTAAGAGTGACGATGTATCACGCTTAAACTTTTTAACGCATTTAAATATGCACCTTGCCGGCAATGTTTTACCTGGTGTAAAAATCGCCTATGAAAATAAAGTACTGCCTGAATTTATTAATGAGCATGGACGTGAGCCTAGCGATAGGCATGAAGTTCGAGTGGCTATGGATGATAATTCATACTTGCAAATGTGGAGTGCAATGCGCCGTAACACCATGGAAATGCGTCATCAATTAGGTCGTTCAATTGTATTGAATGACAGCAAAAACATTACCCAAAAAGTAAAAGGTTTGATTGGTGATGGCCGCAATATTAAGCTTGATGACGATATCGCCGTGCCATATAACGTTAGTGCGGTAGATGTGCATTGCCAACCTGGCTGTTATTACACTGAATACTTCAATGATGATGTGACCGTTGCTAGCAGTTACGACATTGGTATTTTTGTAACTACTGCTGGCTTACTTGGCGGTTTAAGTGATGGCGGTGGCCAAGGCCTTGGTACTTGGTTAGCGAAAGAACATCCAACATTTAAGCCTAAACGCATTTTAGATATAGGATGTACAATTGGTCATAATGCAGTGCCATTGGCGCAAGCATTTCCTGACGCAGAGGTTATCGCAATTGATGTGGCCAAACCTTCATTACGGTATGCCGCAGCAAGAGCAAAAGCTTTAGGCGTACACAATATTACCTTTATGCAAGTGGACGCCGAGAATATGGCAGGTTTTGCTGACGAGTCATTTGATCTCGTTACCACGGCAATGTTCTGGCATGAAGCCTGTGATCGTTCAATGATGTCTATTTTAACCGGCATTAATCGGGTGTTAAAAACAGGCGGCTTAACCATTTCACTTGAACAACCACAATATACTGATAAGCCAGTTTATGAGCAGTTTATTCGTGACTGGGACACCTTAAATAACAACGAACCTTACTGGGGCCGTATGCATGAACGTGACCTAGTGCAATGGCATACAGACTGTGGCTTTGACGGCAGCAAAATGTTTGAAACTGGCGTAGTGTCAAAAGTTGATGAAAACATTTTCGGAAAAGCAGATAGCAACAGTGAAGATTTTGGTCGTGCACCAGTATGGAATGCCTTTGGCATTTGGAAATAG
- a CDS encoding alpha/beta fold hydrolase, with product MLSWRLITIPLKLLLTIIVLYLLWVLIAFRDIPVAELEQKYGGNNLQTTSIDGVNIRYKVEGNGPPIVLIHSHFFTMRQWQAWVDILKDDFTVIRFDLTSHGLTGPDPTGDYSRKRSTVLLNGLMQHIGINHFNLVGSSTGGGIAYTYAATHPEQINKLVLINTPGMPKVTNKYMKKELPTWGGFIFYLLPESLFSDFLKAPIIDDALVTDAMVKEFHQMYRRSGNRMAEYQRMRGYEKGDVTSILEKITAPTLIMWGEKNPQLPVEHVEQFQQKLRSSPNVQTIIYPDIGHVIPIENPQQSALDVRKFFKQITIRMNDKTNE from the coding sequence ATGCTAAGTTGGCGATTAATCACCATACCGTTAAAGTTGCTATTAACCATTATAGTGCTTTACCTGTTGTGGGTTTTAATCGCTTTTCGCGATATACCAGTTGCAGAATTAGAACAAAAGTATGGTGGTAACAATCTGCAAACCACTAGCATTGATGGCGTCAACATTCGCTATAAAGTCGAAGGCAATGGCCCGCCAATAGTTTTAATCCATTCACACTTTTTTACCATGCGCCAATGGCAAGCTTGGGTCGATATTCTCAAAGATGACTTTACCGTTATCCGTTTTGATTTAACCAGTCATGGTTTAACCGGCCCAGATCCAACAGGCGATTATTCTCGCAAACGTTCTACCGTATTACTTAATGGTTTAATGCAACATATCGGTATAAACCATTTTAACTTAGTTGGTTCTTCTACCGGCGGTGGTATTGCTTATACTTATGCGGCAACACACCCCGAACAGATCAATAAATTAGTATTAATCAACACGCCCGGCATGCCAAAAGTCACCAATAAATACATGAAAAAAGAACTACCAACTTGGGGTGGTTTTATATTCTATTTATTACCTGAGTCGCTGTTTTCAGACTTTCTTAAAGCACCGATCATCGATGATGCACTGGTCACCGATGCTATGGTGAAAGAATTTCACCAAATGTATCGCCGCAGTGGTAACCGCATGGCTGAATATCAACGTATGCGCGGTTATGAAAAAGGCGATGTGACATCTATTTTAGAAAAGATTACTGCGCCAACCTTAATTATGTGGGGTGAAAAAAATCCCCAACTGCCCGTTGAGCATGTTGAACAGTTCCAACAAAAATTGAGAAGTAGCCCTAATGTGCAAACCATTATCTATCCAGATATTGGTCATGTAATTCCCATTGAGAATCCACAACAATCGGCGTTAGATGTACGCAAATTTTTCAAACAAATAACAATCAGAATGAATGACAAAACTAATGAATAA
- a CDS encoding alpha/beta hydrolase family protein: protein MNKLNQLFITLMLTIALTACGEPPILPPAKPLSASQEQLQQIPNIDKGQHQVVTIRDIILFNADTERELELSAFYPRIGENFPLILFSHGNFSSKDKYDKIIEHWVSHGYVVVAPNHQDCCGMVSGIFNSLWYGNFGLVEQRMIDFKFLLGNLTQIEQKHPAFKNKANFNNIAATGHSFGAFSAQQYGGAGLYEPDTDKYHYINDDRIKAIVALSPPGPMFDVITKDSWNNLAKPMMLTTGTWDVDSQFFTEWQMHKMSFDKAKHNDKYALITQGADHYLGNLICRPEKEQPPQTDALNMVNAATTSFLNAYMKRTKRDSMFLDFNDLAELTNGFSIIEKR, encoded by the coding sequence ATGAATAAACTGAACCAGTTATTTATCACCCTTATGCTAACCATAGCGCTAACCGCGTGTGGTGAACCGCCAATATTGCCGCCAGCCAAACCATTATCAGCAAGCCAAGAGCAACTACAACAAATTCCCAATATCGATAAAGGCCAGCATCAGGTTGTTACTATCCGCGACATCATTTTATTTAATGCCGATACTGAGAGAGAACTTGAACTCAGTGCGTTCTACCCCAGAATTGGCGAAAACTTCCCGTTAATATTATTTTCCCATGGTAACTTTTCTAGCAAAGATAAATACGACAAAATCATAGAACATTGGGTAAGCCATGGCTATGTGGTCGTTGCCCCTAATCATCAAGATTGTTGTGGCATGGTTAGCGGTATTTTTAATAGTCTTTGGTATGGCAATTTTGGCTTGGTTGAACAGAGAATGATTGATTTTAAGTTTTTGTTGGGTAACTTAACGCAAATTGAACAAAAACATCCTGCCTTCAAAAATAAGGCAAACTTTAACAATATCGCCGCAACTGGCCACTCGTTCGGCGCATTTTCAGCACAACAGTATGGTGGAGCCGGATTATATGAGCCAGATACCGATAAGTATCACTACATTAATGATGACCGTATCAAAGCCATTGTTGCACTGTCACCTCCTGGGCCAATGTTTGATGTGATCACTAAAGACAGTTGGAACAATTTAGCCAAGCCGATGATGCTGACCACAGGAACTTGGGATGTGGATAGTCAGTTTTTTACAGAATGGCAGATGCATAAAATGTCGTTTGATAAAGCCAAGCACAACGATAAATATGCATTAATAACCCAAGGCGCTGATCATTACTTGGGCAATTTAATTTGTCGACCTGAAAAAGAACAGCCACCGCAAACCGATGCACTAAATATGGTAAATGCAGCAACAACTTCATTTTTAAATGCTTACATGAAACGCACAAAACGCGATTCTATGTTTTTAGACTTTAATGATTTAGCTGAACTTACTAATGGCTTTTCAATAATAGAAAAACGCTAA
- a CDS encoding DUF1838 family protein, whose protein sequence is MTFTPTAIKHCLHPNSDFGSGSHSGTNPLDFNNAKDNLQAFAKLWFSFDDKPAVAAFHGLMFGAVGDNRLKPLFGYTGFGLFQAKLLSNGNVRIRGKEVGYFCDPITGDILEYWDNPYTGERVKVFNFFNDRIRGELTPEMPKFHFGDDNDAPTLMNEGSIKTRIDGSAPFILPWQRFGDNMTLAWDYTHRYRNPVTKDKWPKAHTGEFINPSEHFTFQTNYNHLADRATPTADFACGFSRISPWWPWMQMGQSGIKGHLFGRMNSHKSNNGFVDIPEKVLAYTEQHHPEYLIAPNDWDDGFPIGTWESYAQKVAPEIAL, encoded by the coding sequence ATGACCTTTACACCGACGGCAATAAAACACTGTTTACATCCAAACTCAGACTTTGGCAGTGGCTCGCATAGTGGCACTAACCCTTTAGATTTCAACAATGCTAAAGATAACCTGCAGGCGTTTGCCAAGTTGTGGTTTTCATTTGATGACAAGCCAGCAGTTGCTGCTTTTCATGGTTTAATGTTTGGTGCAGTTGGCGATAACCGTTTAAAGCCTCTATTTGGTTATACCGGTTTTGGTTTGTTTCAAGCCAAGCTGCTTAGTAATGGTAATGTGCGCATTCGTGGCAAAGAAGTAGGTTACTTTTGTGACCCCATCACTGGTGATATCCTCGAATATTGGGACAACCCTTATACGGGTGAACGCGTCAAAGTATTTAACTTTTTTAACGACCGCATTAGGGGTGAGTTAACTCCTGAGATGCCAAAGTTTCATTTTGGTGATGACAATGATGCACCAACATTAATGAATGAAGGCAGCATTAAAACCCGCATCGACGGTAGTGCTCCATTTATTCTGCCGTGGCAACGATTTGGCGATAATATGACCCTTGCCTGGGATTATACTCACAGATATCGCAACCCAGTAACCAAAGACAAATGGCCAAAAGCCCACACCGGTGAATTTATAAATCCGTCAGAGCACTTTACCTTTCAAACGAATTATAACCACCTTGCTGATCGGGCAACGCCCACTGCAGATTTTGCTTGCGGGTTTTCACGTATTTCGCCTTGGTGGCCGTGGATGCAAATGGGACAAAGTGGCATTAAAGGTCACTTATTCGGTCGGATGAATTCTCATAAAAGCAATAATGGCTTTGTCGATATCCCTGAAAAAGTATTGGCCTATACCGAACAACATCACCCTGAATACTTAATAGCGCCGAATGATTGGGATGATGG